One part of the Leucobacter triazinivorans genome encodes these proteins:
- a CDS encoding type I restriction endonuclease subunit R has protein sequence MSTVGQVERKTQNRVVTFFQERLGYEYGGNWEDRAANSNIEETYLRDNLLARGYDEEIIGKTINELSKAASVGGARTLYEANRAVYDLLRYGVKVKRGVGDQFETVWLIDWENPEANHFVVAEEVAIAGEHNKRPDVVLYVNGLALGVIELKRSKVSVTEGIRQNIGNQRADFIRPFFSTVQLVFAGNDVEGLRYGVIETPEKYWLAWKEPEHSTVGIDVAEPLEKAILQMCSKDRFLELIHDFMVFDAGRKKTARHNQFFGVKAAQERIAKREGGIIWHTQGSGKSLTMVWLAKWIREHQPESRVLIITDRTELDEQIEKVFGGVNESIYRTTSGADLLTQINKHDPWLMASLVHKFRGGDDDRDVDRDSQDFIAELRSRVPAGFTPKGNLFVFVDEAHRTQSGKMHRAMKELLPGAMFIGFTGTPLIKADKATSIETFGSFIHTYKFDEAVEDGVVLDLRYEARNIEQDLTSPGKVDKWFEAKTKGLTDLSKARLKKKWGTMQKVVSAEPRAKQIVQDILLDMETEPRLVSGRGNAMLVGESIYQACKFYEMFVNAGFKDKVAIVTSYVPNPSDISKEDSGAGATEKLRQYDIYRQMLADFFGVSADEAVGRIEEFEKEVKRRFIEEPGQMRLLIVVDKLLTGFDAPSATYLYIDKKMRDHGLFQAICRVNRLDGDDKTYGYIIDYRDLFNSLESAITDYTSGALDGYEEKDVEGLLKDRVEQGRQDLDEALEKIRALVEPVAPPKGTLEYQHYFVASVPGDAAQIKANEVKRVELYKSVSSLVRAYTALANDMEAAGYSVAEAAAVKNEVTHFVAVRDEVELGAGENIDVKQFEAGMRALLDTYIQADPSEVVATFDKGLVDLIVERGEDALNTLPPNIQKNPEAAAETIVNNVRKTIVDERALNPRYYDRMSELLDALIEQRRQDALNYEAYLKQILELAAKVGKKESDTVYPEWARNGAQRALVDFHFADPNLAIVIDYTVTRQREYGWVGNRMKERALARELRRALPDGFDRFEELFELVKARDEYR, from the coding sequence ATGAGCACGGTTGGACAGGTCGAGCGCAAGACGCAGAACCGGGTAGTCACGTTCTTCCAGGAGCGCCTCGGCTACGAGTACGGAGGCAACTGGGAAGACCGCGCGGCGAACTCAAACATCGAGGAGACGTACCTACGGGACAACCTGCTGGCCCGTGGCTACGACGAGGAAATCATCGGCAAGACCATCAACGAACTCTCCAAGGCTGCATCGGTTGGTGGCGCCCGCACGCTGTACGAGGCCAATCGTGCGGTCTACGACCTGCTGCGCTACGGCGTGAAGGTCAAGCGTGGCGTGGGCGATCAGTTCGAGACCGTCTGGCTCATCGACTGGGAGAACCCCGAGGCCAACCACTTCGTCGTGGCTGAAGAGGTCGCGATCGCGGGCGAGCACAACAAGCGCCCCGACGTCGTGCTGTACGTCAACGGCCTGGCGCTTGGGGTCATCGAGCTCAAGCGCTCAAAGGTCAGCGTCACCGAGGGCATCCGCCAGAACATCGGCAACCAGCGGGCAGACTTCATCCGGCCGTTCTTCTCGACCGTTCAGCTCGTGTTCGCAGGCAATGACGTTGAGGGGCTGCGTTACGGCGTGATCGAGACGCCGGAGAAGTACTGGTTGGCCTGGAAGGAGCCCGAGCACAGCACGGTCGGCATCGATGTGGCCGAGCCGCTGGAAAAGGCCATCCTGCAGATGTGCTCGAAGGATCGCTTCCTCGAGCTGATCCACGACTTCATGGTGTTCGACGCGGGCAGGAAAAAGACCGCACGCCACAACCAGTTCTTCGGTGTGAAGGCCGCCCAGGAGCGCATCGCCAAGCGCGAGGGCGGCATCATCTGGCACACCCAGGGGTCGGGCAAGAGCCTGACGATGGTGTGGCTGGCCAAGTGGATCCGTGAACACCAGCCGGAGTCGCGCGTCCTGATCATCACCGATCGCACCGAGCTTGACGAACAGATCGAGAAGGTCTTCGGCGGGGTCAACGAGAGCATCTACCGCACGACCTCCGGCGCGGACCTGCTGACGCAGATCAACAAGCACGACCCGTGGCTGATGGCTTCCCTCGTCCACAAGTTCCGCGGTGGCGACGACGACCGCGACGTTGACCGGGACAGCCAGGACTTCATCGCCGAGCTGCGCTCGCGCGTGCCTGCCGGGTTCACGCCGAAGGGCAACCTGTTTGTCTTCGTCGACGAGGCGCACCGCACGCAGTCAGGCAAGATGCACCGGGCGATGAAGGAACTGCTGCCCGGAGCGATGTTCATCGGCTTCACCGGAACACCGCTGATCAAGGCCGATAAGGCGACCAGCATCGAGACCTTCGGCTCGTTCATTCACACCTACAAGTTCGACGAGGCCGTCGAGGACGGCGTCGTGCTGGACCTGCGCTACGAGGCGCGCAACATTGAGCAGGATCTGACCAGCCCGGGAAAGGTCGACAAGTGGTTCGAGGCCAAGACCAAGGGCCTCACCGACCTCAGCAAGGCCCGTCTCAAGAAGAAGTGGGGCACGATGCAGAAGGTCGTGTCCGCCGAGCCCCGGGCCAAGCAGATCGTTCAGGACATCCTGCTGGACATGGAGACCGAGCCTCGCCTGGTGAGCGGCCGCGGCAACGCGATGCTCGTGGGTGAGAGCATCTACCAAGCGTGCAAGTTCTACGAGATGTTCGTCAACGCCGGTTTCAAGGACAAGGTCGCCATCGTCACGAGCTACGTGCCGAACCCGAGCGACATCTCCAAGGAAGACTCCGGTGCGGGGGCGACCGAGAAGCTACGCCAGTACGACATCTACCGGCAGATGTTAGCCGACTTCTTCGGTGTGTCTGCCGACGAGGCTGTCGGACGGATCGAGGAGTTCGAGAAGGAGGTCAAGCGCCGATTCATCGAGGAGCCCGGCCAGATGCGCCTGCTCATCGTGGTCGACAAGCTCCTGACCGGGTTCGACGCCCCGAGCGCCACGTACCTCTACATCGACAAGAAGATGCGCGATCACGGCCTGTTCCAGGCCATCTGCCGAGTCAACCGCCTGGACGGAGACGACAAGACCTACGGCTACATCATCGACTACCGTGACCTGTTCAACTCGCTGGAGTCCGCGATCACCGACTACACCTCGGGTGCTCTGGACGGCTACGAAGAGAAGGACGTCGAGGGGCTGCTCAAGGATCGCGTCGAGCAGGGTCGCCAAGATCTTGACGAGGCGCTGGAGAAGATCCGCGCCCTGGTCGAGCCCGTCGCGCCGCCGAAAGGGACGCTGGAGTACCAGCACTACTTCGTGGCATCGGTGCCGGGAGATGCCGCTCAGATCAAAGCCAACGAGGTCAAGCGCGTCGAACTGTATAAGAGCGTCTCCAGCCTTGTTCGCGCCTACACGGCGCTCGCCAACGACATGGAAGCGGCGGGTTACTCGGTCGCTGAGGCTGCAGCAGTCAAGAACGAGGTGACTCACTTCGTGGCTGTTCGCGATGAGGTCGAGCTGGGTGCCGGCGAAAACATCGACGTCAAGCAATTCGAGGCAGGCATGCGCGCGCTGCTGGACACTTACATCCAGGCCGACCCTTCCGAGGTGGTCGCCACCTTCGACAAGGGACTCGTCGACCTGATCGTCGAGCGCGGCGAAGACGCTCTGAACACGCTACCGCCGAACATCCAGAAAAACCCCGAAGCGGCAGCGGAGACGATCGTCAATAACGTCCGTAAGACGATCGTCGACGAGCGCGCGCTGAACCCGCGCTACTACGACCGGATGTCCGAACTGCTCGACGCGTTGATCGAACAACGCCGTCAGGACGCCCTCAACTATGAGGCCTACCTGAAACAGATCCTCGAGCTTGCGGCCAAAGTCGGCAAGAAGGAGTCCGACACGGTCTATCCCGAATGGGCAAGGAACGGTGCACAGCGTGCATTGGTCGATTTCCACTTCGCTGATCCCAATCTCGCCATCGTGATCGACTACACCGTGACGCGCCAGAGAGAATACGGCTGGGTCGGCAACCGCATGAAGGAACGCGCCCTCGCCCGCGAGCTGCGTCGCGCACTCCCTGATGGGTTCGACCGCTTCGAGGAACTGTTTGAGCTGGTAAAGGCGCGCGATGAGTACCGCTAA
- a CDS encoding M48 family metallopeptidase has protein sequence MSTANAYLTVAGLGIDVVYKDIKNLHISVYPPVGRVRVAAPHRVDEDAIRLAVVQRLPWIKRQREQLQNAERQTERRMLSGETHYVWGERLRLDISRHGRSKVAVASKTLWLTTPADYDEDQRRAVLDHWYRKELKATAPALLTKWQPLVGVEDTKVVVRHMKTKWGTCHPESRSIWLNPELAKKNPRCLEYIVVHELIHFIERTHDARFIELMDLHMPDWRARRDELNGAPLAAEEWDRRESE, from the coding sequence ATGAGTACCGCTAACGCCTACCTCACCGTCGCCGGGCTCGGGATCGATGTCGTCTACAAGGACATCAAAAACCTCCACATCTCCGTCTACCCACCAGTCGGACGTGTGCGTGTCGCGGCACCACACCGCGTTGATGAGGACGCAATCCGCCTGGCCGTCGTGCAGCGTCTGCCATGGATCAAGCGGCAACGCGAGCAACTCCAGAACGCAGAACGCCAGACTGAGCGCCGCATGCTCTCGGGCGAGACCCACTACGTGTGGGGTGAGCGCCTACGTCTCGACATCTCGCGGCATGGACGATCGAAGGTCGCCGTGGCCAGCAAGACCCTCTGGCTGACAACCCCGGCGGACTACGACGAAGACCAGCGCCGAGCAGTGCTTGACCATTGGTATCGCAAGGAACTCAAAGCCACTGCTCCGGCGCTGCTGACCAAGTGGCAGCCGCTCGTTGGCGTGGAGGACACCAAGGTCGTCGTGCGCCATATGAAGACCAAGTGGGGCACTTGCCACCCCGAGTCACGCTCCATCTGGCTCAACCCCGAACTGGCGAAGAAGAACCCGCGCTGCCTCGAGTACATCGTGGTTCACGAGCTGATCCACTTCATCGAGCGCACTCACGACGCACGCTTCATCGAACTCATGGATCTACACATGCCCGACTGGCGAGCGCGTCGGGACGAGCTGAACGGGGCACCGCTGGCGGCTGAAGAGTGGGATCGGAGGGAGAGTGAGTGA